A window of the Kosakonia radicincitans DSM 16656 genome harbors these coding sequences:
- the flhE gene encoding flagellar protein FlhE yields MRYLILLIVALPLFACAAGEGAWQASSIGIRLDNRGVAASSRPLGPTQPVDGLITEVSWRYELNGPTPAGLLVRLCSQTRCVALDGQSGSTRGLADVPAAEQLRFVWEVPGGGRLWPPLNVRSNQVIVNYRQPAKS; encoded by the coding sequence ATGCGTTATCTCATCCTGCTGATCGTCGCGCTGCCGTTGTTCGCCTGCGCGGCGGGTGAAGGTGCCTGGCAAGCCAGCAGCATTGGCATCCGGCTGGATAACCGGGGCGTAGCGGCGTCGTCACGGCCATTAGGGCCAACGCAGCCGGTCGATGGTCTGATAACGGAAGTCTCCTGGCGCTATGAGCTGAACGGCCCGACGCCAGCGGGATTGCTGGTGCGTCTCTGTTCGCAGACGCGCTGCGTGGCGCTCGATGGCCAGAGTGGTTCAACGCGAGGTTTGGCGGATGTACCCGCTGCTGAACAATTGCGTTTTGTCTGGGAAGTACCGGGCGGCGGGCGTTTGTGGCCGCCGCTGAACGTCCGCAGTAACCAGGTCATTGTGAATTACCGTCAGCCTGCCAAAAGCTAG